One window of Chryseobacterium indologenes genomic DNA carries:
- a CDS encoding serine hydrolase domain-containing protein → MIKNLVFLTLFCVLFSCTTTEAPKATPVDKKAIIDSTVAAFQKTLLEQQIDSTFKKYHFNGSIAVFKDTIPLYRRENGYSDFKKKTKIDSNTIFAIGSVSKQFTAVLVLLQMEQGKLNVTDKVSKYLKEFQSKEYENITIHQLLNHTSGLNMVGGKLMFKSGSDFFYSNDGFNTLGKIVEKVSGKSYAENVQELFKKAGMKHSSTGDTFKGNNFASAYLGTPAKFQEVPNMPKRLGGAEIGNPAGGILSTIQDLHSWNNALYGGKILKPETLKLFMAKSAERRHAIFGKMGYAYGIMLNIGQPNSYFHSGYIKGSPSLNIYYPDTKTSVIILSNIADEEKGKGVIFRPQIEVKKITDHLENTLTQLRSQH, encoded by the coding sequence GTGATCAAAAATTTAGTATTCCTGACCCTGTTCTGCGTTTTATTTTCCTGTACAACAACTGAGGCTCCAAAAGCCACTCCTGTTGATAAAAAAGCCATTATTGATTCTACTGTGGCAGCTTTTCAGAAAACACTTTTAGAACAACAGATTGATTCTACTTTTAAAAAGTACCATTTCAATGGAAGCATTGCTGTTTTTAAGGACACCATTCCCCTTTACAGAAGAGAAAACGGATATTCTGATTTTAAGAAGAAAACTAAAATTGACAGCAATACTATTTTTGCCATAGGTTCGGTAAGCAAGCAGTTCACCGCTGTTTTGGTCTTACTTCAAATGGAACAGGGAAAACTAAATGTGACTGATAAAGTTTCAAAATACCTGAAGGAATTTCAAAGTAAAGAATATGAAAACATTACGATTCATCAATTATTAAATCATACTTCAGGATTGAATATGGTGGGAGGAAAGCTGATGTTTAAGAGTGGTTCTGACTTCTTCTACTCCAACGACGGATTCAATACTCTTGGAAAGATTGTGGAAAAAGTTTCAGGAAAGTCCTATGCTGAAAATGTTCAGGAACTCTTTAAAAAAGCAGGAATGAAACATTCTTCAACAGGAGACACTTTTAAAGGAAATAATTTTGCCAGTGCTTATCTTGGTACACCTGCTAAATTTCAGGAAGTTCCCAATATGCCGAAAAGATTAGGCGGTGCAGAAATCGGAAATCCGGCTGGCGGAATATTATCTACCATTCAGGATCTTCATTCATGGAACAATGCTTTGTATGGCGGAAAAATTTTAAAGCCTGAAACCCTGAAGCTATTCATGGCAAAAAGCGCAGAAAGACGTCATGCAATCTTTGGAAAAATGGGCTACGCTTACGGTATCATGCTTAATATTGGCCAACCTAATTCTTATTTCCACAGCGGCTATATAAAAGGTTCTCCTTCATTAAATATCTATTATCCGGACACCAAAACTTCCGTGATCATCCTGTCTAATATTGCCGATGAAGAAAAAGGTAAAGGAGTAATCTTCAGACCTCAGATTGAAGTAAAAAAGATCACAGATCATCTGGAGAATACTCTTACGCAGCTTAGATCACAACATTAG
- a CDS encoding phage tail protein: MKNLIFACTLLICSAFAPALKAQASEPFLGQIAFVPYNFAPKYWAECNGQILPIAQNQALFSLLGTTYGGNGTTTFALPDMRGRVLVHNGQAPGGPTTYTMGQTGGTESVTLTITEMPAHNHTVSAVTAEGNQSTPTNNLPADTKGLDKEYSDTAANTTMKSTMVGNTGGNQPHENRPPFITLKCIIALAGVFPSQN; the protein is encoded by the coding sequence ATGAAAAACTTAATTTTTGCATGTACGCTGCTAATCTGCAGTGCATTTGCTCCTGCCTTAAAAGCTCAGGCATCAGAACCTTTTTTAGGGCAAATAGCCTTTGTACCTTATAATTTTGCTCCAAAATACTGGGCAGAATGTAATGGGCAGATCCTGCCTATCGCACAAAATCAAGCACTTTTTTCATTGCTAGGAACAACTTACGGAGGGAACGGAACAACCACATTTGCTTTACCTGATATGAGGGGAAGAGTACTTGTTCATAACGGACAGGCTCCAGGAGGACCAACGACTTATACAATGGGACAAACCGGAGGAACTGAAAGTGTCACATTAACTATAACAGAAATGCCAGCCCATAATCATACTGTAAGTGCTGTAACGGCGGAAGGAAATCAAAGTACCCCTACCAATAATTTACCTGCTGATACAAAAGGGCTTGATAAAGAATATTCTGATACAGCTGCTAATACTACGATGAAAAGTACAATGGTAGGAAATACTGGAGGAAATCAGCCTCATGAAAACAGACCTCCCTTCATCACTCTGAAATGCATCATTGCATTGGCAGGAGTCTTTCCATCACAAAATTAA
- a CDS encoding pyridoxal phosphate-dependent decarboxylase family protein, with protein MNEHLKNDSANIGNLLNIIKEQGTDYLNSIEERSTSVINNNISERQELPESGFGTEEVLRIFNEKFEPIIVGSGGPRYWGFVTGGATPASIAGDWLTTVYDQNPQSVTEQGDASAKIEMETIQLLLKLLQLPENFLGGFVSGATMSNFTCLAVGRQWLGKERGRDIAKEGVSGTVKVLTATPHSSSIKSLSLLGLGSGNIVKIKTEEGNREAIHIKDLEENILKLNGEPFILISSGGTVNTVDFDDFKAISRLKEKYNFWWHIDAAFGGFAACSETHQHLVEGWEYADSITVDCHKWLNVPYESAVFLIKEKYKILQVETFQNSNAPYLGDPLENFSYLNFLPENSRRLKALPAWFSLMAYGKRGYQEIVDNNIAWAQQFGQLIENSHDFKLLAPVRLNTVCFTLKDDTKQNEVEQFLEKLNDTGKVFMTPTFYNQHKGIRAAFVNWMTSGKDIRQVFDLMNEIIAEIK; from the coding sequence ATGAATGAACACTTGAAAAATGATTCAGCAAACATTGGAAATCTGCTGAATATCATCAAAGAACAGGGAACAGATTACCTGAATTCTATTGAAGAAAGATCAACATCAGTAATCAATAATAATATATCGGAAAGGCAGGAGCTTCCGGAATCAGGATTCGGGACAGAAGAAGTTTTAAGGATTTTTAATGAAAAATTTGAACCGATCATAGTTGGATCAGGAGGGCCGAGATATTGGGGATTTGTAACAGGAGGAGCTACACCGGCATCGATAGCAGGTGATTGGCTGACGACGGTTTATGATCAGAATCCCCAGTCAGTAACAGAGCAGGGAGATGCTTCCGCAAAAATAGAGATGGAAACCATACAGCTTTTACTTAAACTTCTTCAGCTTCCGGAAAACTTTCTGGGAGGTTTTGTATCGGGAGCTACGATGTCTAACTTTACCTGTTTGGCTGTTGGTCGTCAATGGCTGGGAAAAGAGCGGGGAAGAGATATTGCCAAAGAAGGTGTTTCGGGAACAGTAAAGGTACTTACGGCGACTCCTCACTCATCTTCTATAAAATCATTATCACTATTGGGACTTGGCAGCGGTAATATCGTTAAGATCAAAACGGAAGAAGGAAACCGTGAAGCAATCCATATCAAAGATCTGGAAGAAAATATTCTGAAGCTTAATGGTGAGCCATTTATATTGATTTCAAGTGGAGGAACAGTAAATACAGTGGATTTTGATGATTTTAAAGCGATCAGCAGATTAAAAGAAAAATACAATTTCTGGTGGCACATTGATGCTGCCTTCGGTGGTTTTGCAGCTTGTTCGGAAACGCATCAACACCTTGTGGAAGGCTGGGAATATGCCGACAGTATTACAGTAGATTGTCACAAATGGTTGAATGTCCCTTATGAAAGTGCAGTGTTTCTGATTAAAGAGAAGTATAAAATTTTACAGGTAGAAACTTTTCAAAACTCAAATGCTCCTTATCTGGGCGATCCATTGGAGAATTTCAGCTATTTAAATTTCCTTCCTGAAAACTCAAGGAGATTAAAGGCTCTTCCGGCATGGTTCTCTCTCATGGCTTATGGGAAGAGAGGTTACCAGGAGATTGTAGATAATAATATAGCATGGGCACAACAGTTTGGCCAGCTGATTGAGAACAGTCATGATTTTAAACTGCTGGCTCCGGTAAGATTGAATACGGTCTGTTTTACATTAAAAGATGATACAAAACAGAATGAGGTAGAACAATTTCTTGAAAAGCTTAATGACACAGGAAAAGTCTTTATGACGCCTACTTTTTATAATCAGCATAAAGGAATAAGAGCTGCTTTTGTAAACTGGATGACCAGTGGAAAAGATATCAGACAGGTATTTGATCTCATGAATGAAATCATTGCTGAAATAAAATAA
- a CDS encoding T9SS type A sorting domain-containing protein — protein sequence MKILYLVCLIAGSTAFAQTITFKGCINLFDDQTFIFNKTGVDTNNKSIYVTTPVDGEPCSGLGTCEFKIQWNNTLTRWEFLADEGYGTFTNPKLVYYNSTGNNTVSFPPGNNIGIWVENTAFTTGLCNGNLTAVNSTMTGDVQTTTLGTSDLSKNKIQIFPNPVADFIHISGIEDGLSIQIYNMDGRLIKSEMFDSKIDVSQLVPGGYILKINTRNFQTHQFKFVKK from the coding sequence ATGAAAATTCTTTACTTAGTATGTCTGATAGCAGGAAGCACAGCTTTTGCACAGACTATAACTTTTAAAGGATGCATTAATTTGTTTGATGATCAAACTTTTATTTTTAATAAAACCGGAGTTGACACAAATAACAAAAGCATCTATGTAACTACTCCTGTTGACGGAGAACCATGTAGTGGCCTGGGTACCTGTGAATTTAAAATACAATGGAATAATACTCTTACAAGATGGGAATTTCTAGCTGATGAAGGGTATGGTACATTTACAAATCCTAAACTTGTTTATTATAATTCAACAGGAAACAATACTGTATCTTTTCCTCCTGGTAACAATATCGGGATCTGGGTTGAGAATACAGCATTTACAACCGGGCTGTGTAATGGAAATCTTACTGCCGTAAATTCTACCATGACAGGTGATGTACAGACCACAACATTGGGAACTTCAGATCTTTCTAAAAATAAAATCCAGATCTTCCCTAACCCTGTGGCAGATTTCATTCATATTTCTGGCATTGAGGACGGATTATCTATTCAAATTTACAATATGGATGGACGCCTTATAAAATCTGAAATGTTTGATTCAAAAATTGATGTCTCACAACTTGTTCCAGGCGGTTATATATTAAAAATAAATACCCGGAATTTTCAAACTCATCAGTTTAAATTCGTAAAAAAATAA
- a CDS encoding DUF4252 domain-containing protein produces the protein MKTLKNIFLTVLTISMLQSCIVSEKPNIDFFQNSKYDFQGARFASINVPMVLAKSYIKKALRGEGESEETIDLVKKASKIKVLTVTNGSSEMLNDYARFLSNNHYEEWASIKHDGDDINIRVKQDGEVIKNMLITVGSKKNDIVFVDVKGNFTANDISKMINSVSDK, from the coding sequence ATGAAGACTCTTAAAAACATTTTCCTTACTGTTCTGACAATAAGCATGCTTCAGTCGTGTATCGTTTCAGAAAAACCGAATATCGATTTTTTCCAGAACTCAAAATATGATTTCCAGGGAGCTCGGTTTGCAAGTATCAATGTACCGATGGTGCTGGCTAAATCTTATATTAAGAAGGCCTTGAGAGGAGAAGGAGAAAGTGAAGAGACCATAGATCTTGTAAAGAAAGCTTCTAAAATAAAAGTACTTACCGTAACAAACGGAAGCAGTGAAATGCTTAATGATTATGCCCGGTTTTTAAGCAACAACCATTACGAAGAGTGGGCAAGCATAAAACATGATGGAGATGATATCAATATACGTGTAAAGCAGGATGGGGAGGTCATTAAAAATATGCTGATCACGGTAGGTTCTAAGAAAAATGATATCGTGTTTGTAGATGTGAAAGGAAACTTTACCGCTAATGATATCTCAAAAATGATTAATTCTGTTTCAGATAAATAA
- a CDS encoding M64 family metallopeptidase, whose product MKKVLLSLLVGSSCFAQTFDTVPLLQNGDNSKRIIIAVLGDGFTAAQQTAFTTSAQNTVNYLFTKSPYTEYKNYFNAYAVKVISTESGVKHPGTATDVTEPVIPVTNPNNYLGSTFDVGVHRCIYSNTTNKVGQVLAANIPDYDITYILGNSTEYGGCGGTYAFASLNGSSNEIVVHELGHSFGKLADEYWFSGSLESPNKTQNSNPATIKWKNWVGLNGVGVYAHAESPSWFRPHQSCEMRYLNQQFCSVCKEAIIEKIHSLVSPIDSYTPANNTTVDATSNVTFTATEILPNPNTLVNTWILNGTTLGSTGSSVTITPAQLNNGNNTLTLSVVDNNPLLKVDNHSTLHVTTVSWTLSKSTLKLSEVKAEERRFSVYPNPTDGEFFIKGKQDFSKDVKVEIYDTSGKLIPSRFEFKDAGIKIDIKNFPTGTYMLNVKENKNLILSQKIIKE is encoded by the coding sequence ATGAAAAAAGTTTTATTATCCCTTTTAGTTGGTAGCAGCTGCTTTGCCCAGACATTTGATACTGTTCCGCTTTTACAGAACGGAGACAACAGCAAAAGGATTATTATTGCTGTTTTAGGAGACGGATTCACCGCTGCCCAGCAAACTGCTTTTACAACATCAGCTCAGAATACGGTCAATTATCTTTTTACAAAGAGCCCCTATACAGAATATAAAAATTACTTTAATGCTTATGCCGTAAAAGTGATTTCCACAGAATCGGGTGTGAAACATCCGGGGACAGCAACGGATGTTACCGAACCTGTAATCCCGGTTACCAATCCGAACAACTATCTCGGCTCTACTTTCGATGTTGGAGTTCACAGATGTATATACAGTAATACTACCAATAAAGTAGGGCAAGTACTGGCTGCGAATATTCCTGATTATGATATTACTTATATCTTGGGGAATTCTACAGAATATGGAGGCTGTGGAGGAACTTATGCTTTTGCTTCATTAAACGGATCTTCAAATGAGATCGTAGTGCATGAGCTAGGACACTCTTTTGGAAAGTTGGCAGATGAATATTGGTTCTCCGGTTCACTGGAATCTCCCAATAAAACACAGAATTCTAATCCGGCAACGATCAAATGGAAAAATTGGGTAGGATTAAATGGAGTAGGAGTATATGCTCATGCTGAAAGTCCTAGCTGGTTCCGTCCGCATCAGAGTTGTGAGATGAGGTATCTTAACCAGCAGTTCTGCTCCGTATGTAAAGAGGCCATTATCGAAAAAATCCATAGTTTAGTGTCCCCTATAGATTCTTATACACCCGCCAATAATACTACAGTAGATGCTACATCTAATGTTACTTTTACGGCTACTGAAATTCTTCCCAATCCTAATACTTTGGTCAATACCTGGATATTGAACGGAACAACACTTGGATCAACTGGAAGCAGCGTTACCATTACGCCTGCGCAGCTGAATAATGGAAATAATACATTAACATTGTCCGTAGTGGATAATAATCCGCTTTTGAAAGTTGATAACCACAGTACTCTACATGTTACTACGGTTTCATGGACCTTGAGTAAATCTACCCTTAAACTTTCAGAAGTAAAAGCTGAAGAAAGACGTTTCAGTGTTTATCCGAACCCCACAGACGGAGAATTTTTCATTAAAGGAAAACAGGATTTTTCAAAAGATGTAAAAGTAGAAATCTATGATACTTCCGGAAAACTGATCCCATCAAGATTTGAATTTAAAGATGCCGGAATTAAGATTGATATTAAAAACTTTCCAACAGGTACGTATATGCTGAATGTAAAAGAAAATAAAAATCTGATTCTTTCTCAGAAGATCATAAAAGAATAA
- the guaB gene encoding IMP dehydrogenase, which produces MSIHNKIVETAITFDDVLLVPSYSEVLPNQVSLKSRLTDKITLNVPIVSAAMDTVTEADLAIALARVGGLGFIHKNMTIAEQAAQVNRVKRSENGMISDPVTLSKDHTLGEARDLMSRYKISGLPVVDPNNVLIGIITNRDVKYQENLDMKVEEIMTKENLITSDKNTNLEKAKEILLKNRVEKLPIVDKDNKLVGLITIKDIDNQLEYPNANKDESGRLIVGAGVGVGEDTLTRIEALVQAGVDIVAIDSAHGHSKGVLDKISEIRKAYPNLDVVGGNIVTAEAAKDLIEAGANVLKVGVGPGSICTTRVVAGVGVPQLSAIYNVYEYAKSQNVTVIADGGIKLSGDIVKAIASGAGAVMLGSLLAGTDEAPGEEIIFQGRKFKSYQGMGSLSAMKRGGKERYFQSEAKKFVPEGIEGRVPHKGKLEDVIFQLTGGLRAGMGYCGSKDIETLQKDSKLVMITGSGLKESHPHDVIITQEAPNYSL; this is translated from the coding sequence ATGTCTATTCATAACAAAATTGTAGAGACAGCCATCACTTTCGATGACGTTCTTCTAGTCCCTTCTTATTCAGAAGTTTTACCTAACCAGGTTTCATTAAAATCAAGACTTACCGACAAAATCACGCTGAATGTTCCGATAGTTTCCGCTGCGATGGACACTGTTACTGAAGCTGATCTGGCTATTGCTTTAGCAAGAGTTGGAGGATTAGGTTTTATTCACAAAAACATGACGATCGCTGAGCAGGCTGCTCAGGTAAACCGTGTAAAGCGTTCCGAAAACGGAATGATCTCTGATCCGGTAACTTTATCTAAAGATCATACTTTAGGTGAAGCTAGAGATCTTATGTCAAGATATAAGATTTCCGGTCTTCCGGTAGTAGATCCTAATAATGTTCTGATTGGAATTATTACCAACAGAGATGTAAAGTATCAGGAAAATCTTGATATGAAAGTTGAAGAGATCATGACCAAAGAAAATCTGATCACTTCCGACAAAAATACCAACCTTGAAAAGGCAAAAGAAATCCTTCTTAAAAACAGAGTTGAAAAACTTCCGATCGTAGATAAAGACAATAAACTTGTAGGTTTAATTACCATCAAGGATATCGATAATCAACTGGAGTACCCGAATGCTAATAAAGATGAGAGTGGTCGTCTTATTGTAGGAGCAGGAGTAGGTGTAGGAGAAGATACATTGACAAGAATTGAGGCTTTGGTACAGGCAGGAGTTGATATCGTAGCAATCGATTCAGCGCACGGTCACTCTAAAGGAGTTTTAGACAAAATCTCAGAAATCAGAAAAGCATATCCGAACCTTGATGTTGTAGGTGGAAATATCGTAACTGCAGAAGCTGCCAAAGACCTTATTGAAGCTGGAGCTAATGTACTTAAAGTGGGAGTAGGGCCAGGTTCTATCTGTACAACAAGAGTAGTTGCAGGAGTGGGAGTTCCTCAATTATCAGCGATCTATAACGTTTACGAATATGCTAAATCACAAAATGTAACGGTAATTGCTGATGGTGGAATCAAACTTTCAGGAGATATCGTTAAAGCTATTGCAAGTGGAGCAGGAGCAGTAATGCTGGGTTCACTTTTAGCGGGTACAGATGAAGCTCCGGGTGAAGAAATTATTTTCCAGGGAAGAAAATTCAAGTCTTACCAGGGTATGGGAAGTCTTTCAGCAATGAAGAGAGGAGGTAAAGAAAGATATTTCCAGAGTGAAGCTAAAAAATTCGTTCCAGAAGGAATTGAAGGAAGAGTTCCTCATAAAGGAAAACTGGAAGATGTAATTTTCCAGTTGACAGGAGGTCTGAGAGCTGGTATGGGGTATTGTGGATCTAAGGATATTGAAACACTTCAAAAAGATTCTAAACTGGTAATGATTACAGGAAGCGGATTAAAAGAATCTCACCCACATGATGTAATTATAACACAGGAAGCCCCGAATTATTCTTTATAA
- the ruvC gene encoding crossover junction endodeoxyribonuclease RuvC — MISEKIILGIDPGTTVMGFGIISVKKGKMEMVSIHELILKKYPNHETKLKYIFERTLSLIDEFHPDEVALEAPFFGKNVQSMLKLGRAQGVAMAASLYRNIPITEYSPKKIKMAITGNGNASKEQVAGMLQNLLNLKEFPTKYLDASDGLAVAVCHHFNSGTITDTKSYSGWESFLKQNPDRLK, encoded by the coding sequence ATGATTTCAGAGAAAATAATTTTAGGTATTGACCCGGGAACAACTGTGATGGGGTTTGGCATTATCTCCGTAAAAAAAGGAAAAATGGAGATGGTTTCTATTCATGAACTGATCTTAAAAAAATATCCCAATCACGAAACAAAGCTCAAATATATTTTTGAAAGAACACTATCTCTTATCGATGAGTTTCATCCTGATGAAGTAGCTCTTGAAGCCCCTTTCTTTGGAAAAAACGTACAAAGTATGCTTAAACTTGGCCGTGCACAGGGAGTGGCCATGGCTGCCAGCCTTTACAGAAATATTCCCATCACCGAATATTCTCCGAAAAAGATCAAAATGGCCATCACAGGAAACGGAAATGCCAGTAAAGAACAGGTAGCAGGGATGCTTCAGAATCTTCTTAATTTAAAAGAATTCCCTACCAAATATCTGGATGCCTCCGACGGACTTGCCGTTGCAGTATGCCATCATTTTAATTCAGGAACTATAACGGATACCAAATCCTATTCAGGATGGGAAAGCTTTTTGAAGCAGAATCCGGATAGGTTGAAATAA
- a CDS encoding DUF4407 domain-containing protein, giving the protein MKTNQQTINQGTHKINWFQKFLMVCSGGNIHILRKTPSEWNKFSGIGGIVLFTAIFATLSAGYAMYTVFDNIWASIGFGILWGLMIFNLDRYIVSSIKKTGTWWNQILMAIPRLILATFLGIIISKPLELKIFEKEVNKQLNTIIQRNKKQLQGEMNGRILQQSGPFETEKQQISGKVAQYQKAYDSASVELEKEILGKQSGLTSGKEGYGPNAKRKQELKEQRRQDLENYQKQAAPRLEYLDKEISKVYTNLETERKSTETFEDKFNGFAARLQALDELGKNSAIIGLAAAFIMGLFICLEISPVLVKLISQIGPYDYLLEKTENDFRLYSKEKIEKGNALTDFRIEDFKDNLKN; this is encoded by the coding sequence ATGAAAACAAACCAACAAACTATAAATCAAGGGACTCATAAAATAAACTGGTTCCAAAAGTTTCTGATGGTATGTTCCGGCGGGAACATCCATATCTTAAGAAAGACTCCAAGCGAATGGAATAAATTTTCCGGGATTGGGGGGATTGTACTTTTCACTGCAATATTTGCCACTTTGTCTGCAGGCTATGCGATGTATACGGTATTTGACAATATCTGGGCTTCCATAGGATTTGGAATTCTTTGGGGGCTGATGATCTTTAATCTTGACCGTTATATCGTTTCTTCGATTAAAAAAACAGGAACCTGGTGGAATCAGATTCTGATGGCTATTCCCCGTCTTATCCTTGCTACATTTTTAGGGATTATTATTTCAAAACCATTAGAGCTTAAAATTTTTGAGAAAGAGGTAAATAAACAGTTGAATACAATCATCCAAAGGAATAAAAAACAGCTTCAGGGTGAAATGAACGGAAGGATTCTTCAGCAGAGCGGGCCTTTTGAAACAGAAAAGCAACAGATTTCAGGAAAAGTAGCACAATATCAGAAAGCCTATGATTCTGCCTCGGTAGAACTTGAAAAAGAAATTTTGGGAAAACAATCGGGTTTAACCAGTGGAAAAGAAGGTTACGGACCGAATGCAAAACGTAAACAGGAATTAAAAGAGCAGCGCAGACAGGATCTTGAAAATTATCAAAAGCAAGCCGCTCCCAGACTGGAATATCTGGATAAAGAAATATCCAAGGTATATACGAATCTTGAAACTGAAAGAAAATCTACAGAGACTTTTGAGGATAAATTCAATGGATTTGCAGCAAGACTTCAGGCATTGGATGAATTAGGTAAAAATTCGGCAATTATAGGATTAGCAGCAGCTTTTATTATGGGACTGTTTATCTGTCTTGAGATATCTCCGGTTCTGGTAAAACTAATTTCTCAAATAGGACCCTATGACTATCTCTTAGAAAAAACAGAAAATGATTTCAGATTGTATTCCAAGGAGAAAATTGAAAAGGGAAATGCTCTGACCGATTTCAGAATTGAAGATTTTAAGGATAATTTGAAAAATTAA
- a CDS encoding KTSC domain-containing protein — MNCSMPSSVVHHFIYFPDTEILRIIYQSGAVYDYLKVPPDIIEKFKEARSKGQFLNKVIKPRFKYRKIE; from the coding sequence ATGAACTGTAGTATGCCTTCAAGTGTTGTACATCATTTCATCTATTTCCCGGATACTGAAATATTAAGAATTATATATCAGTCAGGAGCAGTTTATGATTATCTTAAAGTACCACCTGACATTATTGAAAAGTTTAAGGAGGCAAGATCCAAAGGGCAGTTTTTAAATAAAGTGATCAAGCCCAGATTTAAATACCGCAAAATTGAATAA
- a CDS encoding PadR family transcriptional regulator produces MKKNSLYKGTLQNIILKLLSKEIKMYGYQITQRAKELTEGELEITEGALYPLLHKLESDGMIISEIQKINGRDRKYYLLTEKGKTQQAEKETEMKSYLLNLQTIFNL; encoded by the coding sequence ATGAAAAAGAATAGTCTTTATAAAGGTACCCTGCAGAATATTATTTTGAAGCTTCTTTCCAAAGAAATTAAAATGTACGGATATCAGATTACCCAAAGGGCGAAAGAACTCACGGAAGGTGAGCTTGAAATAACCGAAGGAGCACTCTACCCATTACTGCACAAACTGGAGAGTGACGGAATGATTATTTCTGAAATTCAGAAGATCAACGGAAGAGACCGTAAATATTATCTGCTGACTGAAAAAGGAAAAACACAACAGGCAGAAAAAGAAACTGAGATGAAAAGTTACTTATTAAACCTACAAACCATATTCAATTTATGA
- a CDS encoding diphthine--ammonia ligase has protein sequence MKPKALFNWSSGKDSALALYKILQEDQYEISMLLTSINKEFQRISMHGVHVSLLKKQAESLGIPLIKMELPKEPSMEEYQQIMSTTMAGIQAQGITHSVFGDIFLEDLRKYREDQLNTVGMKAVFPLWKQDTSNLIREFLDLGFKTIVTCVNGTYLDKSFAGRIIDQKFIDDLSENVDPCGENGEFHTFTFDGPIFKNPVQFEIGETVKKTYPKPKTTPEEEDSEYVFWFCDLLLK, from the coding sequence ATGAAACCAAAAGCTTTATTCAACTGGAGCAGCGGAAAAGATTCTGCTCTTGCCCTTTATAAAATACTACAGGAAGATCAATATGAGATTTCTATGCTCCTTACAAGTATTAATAAAGAATTTCAAAGGATTTCCATGCATGGGGTTCATGTTTCTCTGTTGAAAAAACAGGCCGAAAGTCTCGGAATCCCATTGATTAAAATGGAGCTTCCTAAAGAACCGTCAATGGAAGAATACCAGCAAATCATGAGTACAACAATGGCCGGAATTCAAGCTCAGGGTATTACCCATTCCGTTTTCGGTGATATTTTCCTGGAAGATCTGCGAAAATACAGAGAAGATCAATTAAATACTGTCGGTATGAAAGCCGTATTCCCCCTTTGGAAGCAAGATACATCCAACCTCATCCGTGAATTTTTAGATCTTGGTTTTAAAACCATTGTAACCTGTGTAAACGGAACTTATCTGGATAAAAGTTTTGCAGGACGGATTATTGATCAGAAATTTATAGATGATCTTTCTGAAAATGTAGATCCATGCGGAGAAAACGGAGAGTTTCATACTTTTACTTTTGATGGACCTATTTTCAAAAACCCGGTTCAATTTGAAATTGGAGAAACCGTGAAAAAGACTTACCCTAAGCCTAAAACAACTCCTGAAGAAGAAGACAGCGAATATGTTTTCTGGTTTTGTGATCTGCTGTTAAAATAA
- a CDS encoding 2'-5' RNA ligase family protein: MKKMYFIAIYPPQEIIEEIRIFKEDLATNYANSKALKNEAHITLFPPFSREIELENDIHVAFQKINTEITPFEVELDGFGSFANPKNPVLYIRPKENIHLTELYHRVKEYFNFAPYSFNPHVTVGFRDLTWENYLKAWEKYETKEYKTKFLVDKLILLRHDGQWIPVAEKKLEK, translated from the coding sequence ATGAAAAAAATGTACTTCATAGCAATTTATCCTCCTCAGGAGATTATTGAAGAAATAAGAATATTTAAAGAAGATCTGGCAACGAATTATGCCAATTCCAAAGCTTTGAAAAATGAAGCCCATATTACACTATTCCCTCCCTTTTCCAGAGAAATTGAACTGGAGAATGATATTCATGTTGCTTTTCAGAAGATCAATACGGAAATCACACCGTTTGAAGTAGAACTGGATGGCTTTGGAAGCTTTGCTAATCCTAAAAACCCTGTACTCTATATTCGGCCGAAAGAAAATATTCATTTAACCGAGCTTTATCATAGAGTAAAAGAGTACTTTAATTTTGCCCCATATTCTTTTAATCCTCACGTGACTGTAGGATTCAGAGATCTGACTTGGGAAAATTATCTTAAAGCCTGGGAAAAATATGAAACAAAGGAATATAAAACTAAATTCTTAGTTGATAAATTAATCCTTCTCCGTCATGATGGACAATGGATACCCGTAGCAGAGAAAAAACTGGAAAAATAA